In Pseudomonas deceptionensis, a single window of DNA contains:
- a CDS encoding AmpG family muropeptide MFS transporter, giving the protein MPRKTWREALAAYSSPSTLVLLLLGFAAGLPYMLVFSTLSVWLREAGVARETIGYASLIGLAYAFKWVWSPLLDQWRLPLLGKLGRRRSWLVLSQVLVILGLIGMGFCDPQKHLSWLIAIAVVVSFASATQDIAVDAYRLEIAEDNRQAALAASYMSGYRVAALLATAGALFFAEGFGSTGFNYKHSAWTGTYVLFGLLMVPALLTTLFMREPPVPLRTQLSAGRYSFGHQLASVFVLIVLLVSVPAMFTQLYNTDFAGVLFEGISPMNLVMEDRAFLRAILYTLLTVFCLSSIGRRGLAPVLTPVNDFIVRYRWQALLLLGLIATYRMSDTVMGVMANVFYIDQGFTKDQIAGVSKIFGLIMTLVGAGMGGLLIVRFGILPILLIGGAASAGTNLLFMLLADMGPNMEMLVVTISLDNFSSGLATSAFVAYLSSLTNLKFSATQYALLSSIMLLLPRLMGGYSGVMVEKYGYHQFFIITALMGIPTLLLISLHWFQETRRARQKPVVDLEKHP; this is encoded by the coding sequence ATGCCCCGTAAAACCTGGCGCGAAGCGCTAGCTGCCTATTCCAGCCCCTCCACCCTTGTGCTGTTACTGCTCGGTTTTGCTGCCGGCCTACCGTACATGCTGGTGTTCTCAACGCTTTCCGTCTGGTTGCGCGAAGCCGGTGTGGCCCGTGAAACCATCGGCTATGCGAGCCTGATCGGGCTGGCCTATGCCTTTAAATGGGTGTGGTCCCCGCTACTGGACCAATGGCGTTTGCCGCTGCTCGGAAAACTGGGCCGGCGTCGCTCATGGCTGGTGCTTTCACAGGTGCTGGTGATCCTGGGCCTGATCGGCATGGGCTTTTGTGACCCGCAAAAACATCTTTCCTGGCTGATTGCCATCGCGGTTGTCGTGTCCTTCGCCTCGGCGACCCAGGACATTGCCGTAGACGCCTATCGCCTGGAAATCGCAGAAGACAACCGCCAGGCCGCGCTCGCCGCCAGTTACATGTCCGGGTATCGCGTGGCGGCCCTGCTGGCCACCGCTGGCGCCCTGTTCTTTGCCGAGGGTTTCGGCTCTACGGGCTTCAACTACAAGCACTCGGCCTGGACCGGCACCTACGTGCTGTTCGGCTTGCTGATGGTGCCCGCGCTGCTCACCACCCTGTTCATGCGCGAACCGCCGGTGCCTTTACGCACCCAGTTGTCAGCCGGGCGCTACAGCTTCGGTCATCAACTGGCGTCTGTTTTCGTACTGATTGTGCTGCTGGTTTCTGTCCCGGCCATGTTCACTCAGCTCTACAACACCGATTTTGCAGGCGTGCTGTTTGAAGGCATCAGCCCGATGAACCTGGTGATGGAAGATCGGGCCTTTCTGCGGGCGATTCTGTACACCCTGCTGACGGTGTTCTGCCTGTCATCTATCGGACGACGCGGGTTGGCTCCGGTGCTTACACCGGTAAACGACTTTATCGTGCGCTATCGCTGGCAAGCCCTGCTGCTGCTCGGCCTGATCGCCACCTATCGCATGTCGGATACGGTAATGGGCGTGATGGCCAACGTGTTCTATATCGACCAGGGCTTCACCAAGGATCAGATCGCCGGTGTCAGCAAGATTTTCGGGCTGATCATGACCCTCGTCGGCGCCGGCATGGGCGGCCTGTTGATTGTGCGCTTCGGTATTTTGCCGATCCTGCTGATTGGCGGTGCGGCATCGGCAGGCACCAATCTGCTGTTCATGTTACTGGCCGACATGGGCCCGAACATGGAGATGCTGGTCGTCACGATTTCACTCGACAACTTCAGTTCCGGCCTTGCCACCTCGGCGTTCGTGGCCTACCTGTCCAGCCTGACCAACCTCAAGTTTTCCGCCACCCAATACGCCCTCCTCAGTTCCATCATGTTGCTGCTGCCACGTTTGATGGGCGGGTACTCGGGGGTCATGG
- a CDS encoding MGMT family protein: MSTPTAPPQTPAEIRRTALYSTLMMVPAGYVVSYGQLAELAGLGRAARWVGRTLSQLPEGTRLPWHRVLAAGGRISLPAGSPSGDEQRARLRAEGISIMNNRVDIQRHGWRPIEHCG; the protein is encoded by the coding sequence GTGAGCACACCGACCGCCCCTCCTCAAACCCCGGCCGAGATTCGTCGAACGGCGCTGTATTCAACCTTGATGATGGTGCCCGCCGGTTATGTGGTGTCTTACGGCCAGCTTGCCGAACTGGCCGGGCTGGGTCGGGCGGCACGCTGGGTTGGGCGAACGCTCAGCCAACTCCCCGAAGGCACGCGCCTGCCCTGGCACCGGGTACTCGCAGCTGGCGGGCGCATCAGCTTGCCAGCAGGCAGCCCGTCCGGTGACGAACAGCGGGCGCGTTTGCGCGCTGAAGGCATAAGCATCATGAATAATCGCGTGGATATACAACGCCATGGCTGGCGCCCGATAGAGCACTGCGGTTAG